From the Bdellovibrio reynosensis genome, one window contains:
- a CDS encoding NADP-dependent malic enzyme: MSTLDQEALVYHQQPKPGKIEVISSKPCMTEKDLALAYSPGVAAPCKEIAKDPAKVYDYTAKGNLVAVISNGTAVLGLGDIGPAAGKPVMEGKGILFKQFAGIDVFDIEVATKNVDEFCNAVRVLEPTFGGINLEDIKAPECFEIEERLKKEMKIPVFHDDQHGTAIVSGAALLNACAITNRKMSDVRIVVNGAGASANSCAKIFIALGARRENIIMCDSQGVIYKGRTNGMNKYKEYFASETEARSLTEALKGADVFVGLSVAGALTPEMLKDMSKDPIIFAMANPEPEITPDKARAARPDAIIATGRSDYPNQVNNVLGFPSIFRGALDTRSTQINEEMKLAAVHALAKLAREDVPEKVSATYGGKAFKFGREYLIPKPFDTRVLMWVAPAVAKAAIDTGVATRKIEDWDSYRDTLEALQGPSKVFIRSAINRVHQNAEANGGELPKIVFPEGTSTKILKALATLVDERICQPILLGYPDRVKEKINALEIHALKDVPVIHPSNHPAYAKYVERLYSLRQRKGVSLREAERLMADPNYFAAMMVHMGEADGMVTGSSINYADAVRPILQTIGVYQNGVPAGLNFILLEDKFLVLADTTVNFNPTAEQCAAIALQAAKIVEYFGIEPRISMLSYSNFTGAPGTPAKMKKAAEIVKSLRPNMIVDGDMQADTAVNAEIMERLFPFSNLKGGANVLVFPNLESANITYKLIQQIGKVEVIGPFLMGVRRSANVLQRTTTVDGIVNSVVFTALEAQFIKDVLKHRG, translated from the coding sequence ATGAGCACTTTAGATCAAGAAGCTCTCGTTTATCACCAACAACCTAAGCCTGGTAAAATTGAAGTTATCTCTTCAAAACCATGCATGACTGAAAAAGACTTAGCTCTTGCTTACTCTCCTGGGGTGGCAGCACCTTGTAAAGAGATCGCAAAGGATCCAGCAAAAGTTTACGACTACACGGCAAAAGGAAATCTGGTCGCGGTTATCTCGAATGGTACAGCCGTTCTTGGTCTTGGCGACATCGGTCCTGCCGCTGGTAAGCCGGTGATGGAAGGTAAAGGAATTCTATTTAAGCAGTTTGCGGGTATCGATGTTTTCGATATCGAAGTTGCCACTAAAAACGTGGATGAATTCTGTAACGCCGTTCGCGTGCTTGAGCCTACTTTCGGCGGTATCAACCTTGAAGACATCAAAGCGCCAGAGTGTTTTGAAATCGAAGAGCGTTTGAAAAAAGAAATGAAAATCCCCGTTTTCCATGACGACCAACATGGAACTGCGATTGTTTCTGGGGCTGCACTTTTAAATGCTTGTGCTATCACCAACCGCAAAATGTCTGACGTGCGCATCGTCGTTAATGGCGCTGGTGCTTCTGCAAATTCTTGCGCTAAAATCTTTATCGCATTGGGCGCTCGCAGAGAAAACATCATCATGTGTGACTCGCAAGGTGTGATCTACAAAGGTCGTACTAACGGCATGAACAAGTACAAAGAATACTTCGCTTCTGAAACTGAAGCGCGTTCATTGACTGAAGCTTTGAAAGGCGCTGACGTATTCGTTGGTCTTTCAGTCGCAGGCGCTTTGACTCCTGAAATGCTTAAAGACATGTCCAAAGATCCAATCATCTTTGCCATGGCAAATCCAGAACCAGAAATCACTCCGGATAAAGCAAGAGCAGCCCGCCCTGACGCGATCATCGCTACAGGCCGATCTGACTATCCTAACCAGGTAAATAACGTATTGGGCTTCCCTTCTATCTTCCGTGGAGCTTTGGACACACGCTCTACTCAGATCAACGAAGAGATGAAGTTGGCTGCGGTTCACGCCTTGGCTAAATTAGCCCGTGAAGACGTTCCAGAAAAAGTTTCTGCTACCTATGGTGGTAAAGCCTTTAAATTCGGTCGTGAGTATTTAATTCCAAAACCTTTCGACACTCGTGTGTTGATGTGGGTTGCGCCAGCAGTTGCTAAAGCTGCGATTGATACTGGTGTTGCAACCAGAAAAATCGAAGACTGGGATTCTTACCGTGATACTTTAGAAGCCCTTCAAGGTCCTTCTAAAGTTTTCATCCGTTCGGCAATCAACCGCGTTCATCAGAATGCGGAAGCCAACGGGGGCGAGTTACCAAAAATCGTATTCCCAGAGGGAACTAGCACGAAGATTCTTAAAGCCCTTGCGACTTTGGTTGACGAAAGAATCTGTCAACCAATCCTTTTGGGTTACCCAGATCGCGTGAAAGAAAAAATCAATGCTTTAGAAATTCACGCTCTAAAAGACGTGCCGGTGATTCACCCCTCGAATCACCCTGCCTATGCGAAGTACGTTGAAAGATTGTATTCGCTAAGACAGCGCAAAGGTGTTTCTTTGCGTGAAGCAGAACGCTTGATGGCAGATCCGAACTATTTCGCAGCGATGATGGTTCATATGGGTGAAGCTGATGGTATGGTCACTGGATCATCTATCAACTACGCTGATGCTGTTCGTCCAATTTTACAAACTATTGGTGTTTATCAAAACGGCGTACCAGCTGGTCTGAACTTTATCTTACTTGAAGATAAATTCCTAGTTCTTGCAGACACGACGGTTAACTTCAATCCAACAGCTGAACAATGTGCGGCTATTGCATTGCAAGCGGCAAAAATTGTTGAGTACTTTGGAATTGAACCGCGCATTTCTATGCTGAGCTATTCTAACTTCACTGGTGCTCCGGGTACCCCAGCGAAGATGAAAAAAGCAGCTGAAATCGTCAAAAGCCTTCGCCCTAACATGATCGTTGATGGCGATATGCAAGCAGACACAGCGGTAAATGCAGAGATCATGGAAAGACTATTCCCATTCTCAAACCTTAAAGGTGGCGCGAATGTGTTAGTATTCCCGAACTTGGAATCTGCAAACATCACATACAAATTGATTCAACAAATCGGTAAAGTAGAGGTCATTGGGCCTTTCTTGATGGGTGTAAGAAGATCAGCCAACGTTCTTCAACGCACGACAACTGTTGATGGTATCGTGAACTCTGTTGTGTTCACAGCACTTGAGGCACAGTTCATCAAAGACGTTTTGAAACACCGTGGTTGA